One part of the Arachidicoccus terrestris genome encodes these proteins:
- a CDS encoding glycosyltransferase encodes MKKIIFSVTNDLVYDQRMQKICTSLAMNGFDILLLGFNKKNCNPLGQKKFKQRRLGLIFQRGPLFFIETNIRLFFYLLSHKADILVANDLDTALPVLFASVFRRTVRVFDAHELFCEMHDIISRPRIYKFWKRIERFCQPRFPLGYTENEGYAAAYHKMYGVNYFIVMNSPYLKELTSPQQKDEHSLIYQGVIEKGRGFEGLVPAMQEVSAHVTVCGNGSYLTEVKAEVQKRNLTEKFDFKGFVLPEQLSQYTRQAYIGLNLNDNLGASFYLSLSNRFFDYMHAGIPQLTMNYPENKKINDQFEIGVLIDDLSPETIADALNALLSDKNLYARLQANCLKAREIYNWNTEEKKLIQFYHGLKP; translated from the coding sequence TTGAAAAAAATTATTTTCTCTGTGACAAATGACCTGGTCTATGACCAGCGTATGCAAAAGATCTGCACATCTCTTGCTATGAATGGTTTTGATATATTACTCCTGGGCTTTAATAAAAAAAACTGCAACCCTCTGGGGCAAAAAAAGTTTAAACAACGCAGGCTCGGGTTGATTTTCCAGAGAGGACCTTTATTCTTTATAGAGACCAATATCCGCCTCTTTTTTTACCTGTTGTCACATAAAGCGGATATTCTGGTTGCCAATGATCTGGATACAGCCTTGCCTGTATTATTTGCTTCAGTATTCCGTAGAACCGTCCGTGTATTTGATGCGCATGAGCTTTTCTGTGAAATGCATGATATTATCAGCCGCCCACGCATTTACAAGTTCTGGAAAAGGATTGAGCGCTTTTGCCAACCCCGTTTTCCGCTTGGTTACACCGAGAACGAAGGATATGCGGCCGCCTATCATAAAATGTATGGGGTTAACTATTTTATTGTCATGAACAGCCCCTACCTCAAAGAACTGACATCGCCACAACAAAAGGACGAACACAGTTTGATTTATCAGGGCGTCATTGAAAAGGGCAGAGGATTTGAAGGGCTGGTACCTGCGATGCAAGAGGTTTCCGCCCACGTTACTGTTTGCGGGAACGGCTCTTATCTGACAGAAGTTAAGGCAGAAGTGCAAAAAAGAAATCTTACGGAAAAATTTGACTTTAAGGGTTTTGTATTGCCTGAACAGCTCAGTCAATATACCCGGCAGGCCTATATTGGACTAAATCTAAATGATAACCTGGGCGCCAGTTTTTACCTTTCTCTATCCAACCGGTTCTTTGATTATATGCATGCCGGTATCCCGCAGCTCACCATGAATTATCCTGAAAATAAAAAGATCAACGATCAATTTGAAATAGGCGTTTTAATAGATGACCTGTCTCCTGAGACAATTGCCGATGCCCTAAACGCTTTACTGTCGGACAAGAATCTATATGCAAGATTACAGGCAAATTGCTTAAAGGCCCGGGAAATCTATAATTGGAATACAGAGGAGAAAAAATTGATTCAGTTTTATCATGGACTGAAACCGTAG
- a CDS encoding SusD/RagB family nutrient-binding outer membrane lipoprotein, whose product MKKIIIAIGIVVSLFTYSCSKDFGDMNTNKKAATTAIPEAEFTNAQKAYVDLMATPNVNTNIFELITQYWAETQYPQESQYELTERNIPRNWWATLYKDVIANIEDAQKGISAKQTPLPEDVKAQSNSLAICKILNVKAYTDLVVTFGDIPFSEAVDINATTTPKYDDQKDIYYALVDSLDAALNMLDANYGSTLGDQDLFYQGDVASWAKLGNSIKLYLGLLIADIDPTKAGAMVKAASPLAFTSSSDNATLRYLSAPPNTNPIWVNLVQGGRDDFIPTSTIVNEMEDLNDPRMDIYFANKIDGKYVGGVTGTGNSYSEFSHPGDGLKEPNYPFTIFDYAQVEFLRAEAVERGFNVGGTAMSHYNKAVTASILQWGGSASQAAVYLLQPSVAYLTAAGTWKQKIGIQSWIHFYLRGFDSWTQQRKLDFPKLVAPPLAVSGYPVRYTYPQNEYTLNQENVEAAASKIGGDKVETKLFWDKN is encoded by the coding sequence ATGAAAAAAATAATAATAGCCATTGGTATCGTAGTGTCGCTATTTACATATAGCTGCTCGAAGGATTTTGGCGATATGAATACGAATAAAAAGGCAGCGACAACCGCTATTCCTGAAGCCGAGTTCACCAATGCACAAAAGGCATATGTGGATTTAATGGCGACGCCCAATGTGAATACGAATATCTTTGAATTGATCACACAGTACTGGGCAGAAACACAATATCCGCAAGAAAGCCAATATGAACTCACAGAGAGGAATATACCAAGGAACTGGTGGGCAACGCTGTATAAAGATGTTATTGCTAATATAGAGGACGCCCAGAAAGGGATTTCAGCAAAACAGACTCCTCTACCTGAAGATGTAAAAGCGCAGTCCAATTCGTTAGCTATTTGCAAGATTCTAAATGTGAAAGCCTATACTGACTTGGTAGTCACTTTTGGAGATATCCCGTTTAGTGAGGCGGTGGATATAAATGCTACAACAACACCAAAATATGATGATCAAAAAGACATCTATTATGCCCTTGTAGATTCTTTAGACGCAGCTTTAAATATGCTGGATGCCAATTATGGAAGTACATTGGGAGACCAGGATCTCTTCTATCAGGGAGATGTTGCAAGTTGGGCGAAATTGGGTAACTCGATTAAATTGTATCTGGGGTTATTGATTGCTGATATAGATCCGACTAAGGCCGGCGCCATGGTTAAAGCTGCGTCACCGCTCGCTTTCACATCTAGTAGTGATAATGCAACACTGCGGTATTTATCGGCACCTCCAAATACAAACCCTATCTGGGTGAATCTGGTGCAGGGAGGAAGAGATGACTTTATCCCTACTTCAACAATTGTTAACGAAATGGAGGATCTTAATGACCCTAGAATGGATATTTATTTTGCCAACAAAATTGACGGTAAATATGTGGGCGGTGTGACTGGAACGGGAAACTCTTACAGCGAGTTCAGCCATCCGGGAGACGGATTGAAAGAGCCAAATTATCCATTTACCATATTTGATTATGCACAGGTGGAATTCTTAAGAGCAGAAGCAGTGGAGAGAGGCTTTAATGTTGGTGGTACTGCCATGTCCCATTACAATAAGGCTGTTACTGCGTCTATCCTGCAATGGGGTGGGTCTGCCAGCCAGGCAGCGGTTTATCTTCTACAACCTTCTGTCGCATATCTTACAGCAGCCGGGACTTGGAAACAAAAAATTGGCATTCAGTCTTGGATTCATTTCTACCTAAGAGGGTTTGACTCATGGACGCAGCAAAGAAAGCTCGATTTCCCCAAACTTGTGGCACCTCCATTGGCCGTTTCTGGCTATCCGGTTCGCTATACTTATCCTCAAAATGAGTATACGCTTAATCAGGAGAATGTGGAAGCTGCTGCCAGCAAGATTGGTGGCGATAAAGTGGAAACCAAACTGTTTTGGGATAAGAACTAA
- a CDS encoding cell division ATP-binding protein FtsE has protein sequence MAESVISISNANIYQGNNLILQDVNFKIEKGEFVYLVGKTGTGKSSLLKTLYGEIPLKEGEATVAGTEIRGLNWKSVPFLRRKLGVVFQDFHLLTDRNVYENLRFVLRATGWKEKHLIDEKINDSLEKVGLKGKGFKMPFEMSGGEQQRVDIARALLNSPKLILADEPTGNLDPETSNGIMQLLLSISKDLGTTVLMATHDYVVINRYPSRILKTELGKVLDSDVVLAANKSE, from the coding sequence ATGGCAGAATCCGTCATTTCGATCAGTAATGCAAATATTTACCAGGGCAATAATCTCATATTGCAGGATGTAAATTTTAAAATTGAGAAAGGAGAGTTTGTATATCTGGTGGGTAAAACCGGAACGGGTAAATCCTCTCTGCTAAAAACGCTCTACGGAGAAATTCCGCTTAAAGAAGGAGAGGCGACGGTGGCGGGAACTGAGATCCGTGGCCTGAACTGGAAAAGTGTACCTTTTTTGCGTCGTAAACTAGGCGTGGTTTTTCAGGACTTTCATTTGTTGACGGATCGTAATGTTTATGAGAACCTGCGCTTTGTACTCAGGGCAACCGGGTGGAAAGAAAAGCATTTGATCGATGAGAAGATCAATGATTCGTTGGAGAAAGTAGGCCTGAAAGGAAAAGGGTTCAAAATGCCTTTCGAGATGAGTGGTGGGGAACAACAACGGGTGGATATTGCCAGAGCTTTACTGAACTCACCAAAACTGATTCTGGCCGATGAGCCAACTGGTAACCTGGACCCCGAAACCAGTAATGGCATAATGCAATTACTGTTGAGCATCAGCAAAGACCTCGGGACTACCGTGTTGATGGCTACCCATGATTATGTGGTGATTAACAGATATCCTTCCAGAATCCTTAAAACTGAATTAGGAAAGGTGCTGGACAGTGATGTTGTGTTGGCTGCCAATAAATCGGAATGA
- a CDS encoding glycosyltransferase: MSPKPVIVISATRFFQGGTLVVVGECLKFLSAQYSATHTIKALVHKKHLYEPISNIEWIEFPDSRKSVVNRLYDEYIRFNRLSKKWQPVLWLSLQDSTPRVKAKVRAVYFHNPLLLKPRWLQLWKHQPRLEVLRLLYRYVYTRGINRNDFVIAQQESIASYLWRSYHLEKEKVWVFPPTAYLFKSEKRNNAGSGKIGFDAETAVQPYTFIYPATAFYYKNHTLLLNACRLVGERGLNFRIWLTIDGTENRYIKKLVVIAQKELPQIQFLGFLNREDLFGYYDQADCLVFPSLLESWGLPLTEFATYGKPVLCADLAYGRSTMSAVNYTGVAYFDPVDAQELARKMTEAIEGRLVFDNEQGQSKIAFQQMTNWADCFNELLSGG, translated from the coding sequence ATGAGTCCCAAACCCGTAATAGTTATTTCTGCGACCCGTTTTTTTCAGGGCGGAACACTGGTGGTCGTAGGTGAGTGCCTTAAGTTTTTATCGGCTCAATATAGTGCAACGCACACCATAAAAGCCCTCGTTCATAAAAAGCATCTTTATGAACCGATATCGAATATCGAATGGATTGAGTTTCCAGACTCCCGAAAATCGGTAGTGAACAGGTTATATGATGAGTATATCCGCTTTAATCGACTTTCAAAAAAATGGCAACCTGTCCTATGGCTATCCCTGCAGGATAGCACGCCGAGAGTAAAAGCGAAAGTAAGAGCGGTGTATTTTCATAACCCCCTGTTATTAAAGCCCCGATGGCTGCAGTTATGGAAGCATCAACCCCGACTGGAAGTGTTGCGGCTGCTATATAGATACGTTTATACCCGCGGCATAAACCGTAATGATTTCGTTATTGCTCAACAGGAAAGTATTGCCAGTTATTTATGGCGGTCTTACCATTTAGAAAAAGAGAAAGTCTGGGTATTCCCGCCAACAGCCTATTTATTTAAATCTGAAAAGCGTAATAACGCCGGTTCTGGAAAGATCGGTTTCGACGCTGAAACGGCTGTGCAGCCTTACACCTTCATATATCCGGCCACAGCTTTTTATTATAAAAACCATACGTTACTCCTAAATGCCTGCCGCCTGGTGGGTGAGCGGGGCCTCAATTTTCGAATATGGCTCACCATTGACGGAACTGAAAACAGATATATAAAAAAGCTGGTGGTAATCGCTCAAAAAGAGCTGCCACAAATTCAATTTCTGGGGTTTCTAAATAGAGAAGATTTGTTCGGCTATTATGACCAGGCAGATTGTTTGGTATTTCCTTCTTTACTGGAAAGTTGGGGACTGCCGTTAACAGAGTTTGCTACCTACGGCAAACCTGTACTGTGTGCAGACCTGGCTTATGGCAGGTCGACGATGTCTGCGGTTAATTATACAGGTGTTGCATATTTCGATCCGGTTGACGCACAGGAGCTGGCGAGGAAAATGACCGAAGCGATAGAAGGTAGGCTTGTATTTGACAACGAGCAAGGCCAATCGAAAATAGCGTTTCAGCAGATGACGAACTGGGCCGATTGTTTTAATGAACTATTGTCTGGCGGTTAG
- a CDS encoding septal ring lytic transglycosylase RlpA family protein: MRKLFYWILLVGMIGFVAGCGRTIKETGKASYYAGKFIGRKTANGETFRKHKLTAASKTLPFGTHVKVKNLKNGHTVKVRINDRGPFVPGRIIDLSWKAAKKLDMLEDGVVPVQIKYKKHKR, from the coding sequence ATGCGTAAATTATTTTATTGGATATTATTAGTAGGTATGATTGGTTTTGTTGCTGGTTGTGGACGCACTATAAAGGAAACCGGTAAAGCCTCCTATTATGCGGGTAAATTCATTGGACGTAAAACCGCTAATGGAGAGACATTTAGAAAACATAAATTGACCGCAGCCAGCAAGACGCTGCCCTTTGGCACGCATGTCAAGGTCAAAAACCTGAAAAACGGCCATACCGTTAAAGTCCGGATTAATGACCGGGGTCCTTTTGTTCCCGGCAGAATTATCGATCTTAGCTGGAAGGCCGCCAAAAAATTAGATATGTTGGAAGATGGTGTCGTCCCGGTTCAGATCAAATATAAGAAACATAAACGCTAA